In one Cyclopterus lumpus isolate fCycLum1 chromosome 24, fCycLum1.pri, whole genome shotgun sequence genomic region, the following are encoded:
- the LOC117727200 gene encoding low choriolytic enzyme-like translates to MWFLVFGCTVTAVGGVPVHPSQEATGNATDNVTFLLNVTTPAKSFVSLNHTQNGTGPEAGTETSMFEPQQTSAEELEEDESVREGDILILEDRNAVQTLWLEANMPYTISEELANRKVDILAAFKMISDVSCIHFTPHTTEFNYLNIKDGKGCASFVGCRGGAQPLYYGSKCKVGNLCHEIIHALGLHHEHTREDRDQHVTVQWESIKPGKKGNFKVQHGDTQNLPYDVDSIMHYGPYFFSQDRSKTLVPKQAGSNMGQRKRLSDLDVKRLNKLYHCDERT, encoded by the exons ATGTGGTTTCTGGTTTTCGGCTGCACGGTGACAG CTGTTGGTGGTGTGCCTGTTCATCCATCCCAGGAGGCTACTGGTAACGCAACAG aTAATGTCACTTTTCTGCTTAATGTGACGACGCCAGCCAAGTCTT tTGTCTCTTTAAATCACACCCAGAATGGGACTGGTCCTGAGGCAG GTACAGAGACTTCAATGTTTGAGCCACAGCAGACCAGTGCAGAAG AACTTGAAGAAGATGAAAGTGTCCGAGAGGGAGATATTTTGATTCTG GAGGACAGGAACGCTGTGCAGACCCTGTGGCTGGAAGCCAACATGCCGTACACCATCAGTGAAGAGCTGG CTAACCGAAAGGTTGACATCCTCGCTGCCTTCAAGATGATATCGGATGTCTCCTGCATTCACTTCACACCCCACACCACAGAGTTCAACTACCTCAACATCAAAGATGGCAAAGg CTGCGCCTCCTTCGTCGGTTGTCGAGGAGGAGCCCAGCCGCTGTATTACGGCAGCAAGTGTAAAGTGGGGAACCTCTGCCATGAGATCATTCATGCTCTGGGGCTGCACCATGAACACACCCGCGAGGACCGGGACCAGCACGTCACGGTGCAGTGGGAGAGCATCAAGCCAG ggaaaaaagggaacttCAAGGTGCAACATGGAGACACTCAGAACTTGCCGTATGACGTTGACTCTATAATGCACTATGGACC GTATTTCTTCAGTCAAGATCGGAGTAAGACTCTGGTACCCAAGCAGGCTGGGTCGAACATGGGTCAGAGAAAACGCCTCAGCGATCTGGATGTCAAGAGACTGAACAAACTCTACCATTGTG atgAGAGGACGTAA
- the ttll2 gene encoding probable tubulin polyglutamylase TTLL2 yields the protein MAASLVFRLHDRGPQVVREVLLERGWEEYDQEEREAEDWNLYWRGSAFRNSEYHNLLPWQRLNHHPKTVGITRKDCLARNLRRMRATFGSALYDFSPTAFILPNDYTRFLSEYSSLRVTRGPSAYWICKPVDLSRGRGIFIFEDIKDLVYDCPVIVQRYISKPLLISGYKCDLRIYACVKSFHPLTVYIHQEGLVRFATEKYNLSSLRNLYAHLTNTSINKLGPFYKAAKERVGQGCKWTMSKFRHFLQSQDINKLLLWQRINNIVTLTLLAIAPSVPSCPNCVELFGFDILVDAALKPWLLEVNYSPALTLDCQADITVKRGLVGDLIDLMNYTLVDSLRERAYRRHGFKRLCFRANRPLHVPTPPLLPKVKEIKCQKRRSGGRPSQTLPLIKTLRQPEKRNQKQSRRHAPVAEYQRHLPPVDSNHIHAVNQTHRDTTLKLIFGPCSRTNASVVSRHMCPALAPRLTGNRSLRGSEVTNHDDTDSEAEAEHPGVADASSTRDSTHRALGFRRPKSPNIHSGTHGPVRVERTKVLNGRHVPPLRVGDFIRTFPFNAATLRASRQDLDVKMVLRELHQLTAQLATPGERWRREEETTGGEEDLDALLWGPKDPPLLSQCFKPT from the exons ATGGCTGCATCCCTGGTGTTCAGACTGCATGACAGAGGACCACAGGTGGTGAGGGAGGTGCTTCTGGAGCGAGGATGGGAGGAATATGACCAAGAGGAACGGGAGGCGGAAGACTGGAACCTCTACTGGCGGGGCTCTGCATTTCGGAACTCTGAGTATCACAacctgttgccatggcagcgCCTCAACCACCATCCCAAAACTGTTGGCATCACACGCAAG GACTGCTTGGCCCGCAACCTGAGGAGAATGAGGGCCACGTTTGGCTCGGCGCTCTACGACTTCAGTCCCACCGCCTTCATCCTCCCCAACGACTACACCCGCTTCCTGTCTGAATACAGCAGCCTGCGCGTGACCAGGGGACCGTCGGCCTACTGGATATGCAAGCCCGTGGATCTCTCCAGAGGCCGGGGGATCTTCATCTTCGAGGACATCAAGGACTTGGTCTACGACTGCCCTGTGATCGTACAGCGGTACATCAGCAAACCCCTGCTGATCTCCGGCTACAAGTGCGACCTGCGGATCTACGCGTGCGTGAAGAGCTTTCACCCGCTGACCGTTTACATCCACCAGGAAGGCCTGGTGCGTTTCGCCACCGAGAAGTACAACCTGTCGTCCCTGCGCAACCTGTACGCCCATCTCACCAACACCAGCATCAACAAGTTGGGCCCCTTCTACAAGGCGGCGAAGGAAAGAGTGGGCCAAGGATGCAAGTGGACCATGAGCAAGTTCCGGCATTTCCTCCAGAGCCAGGACATCAACAAGCTCCTCCTGTGGCAGCGGATCAACAACATCGTCACTCTGACCCTCCTCGCCATCGCGCCGTCCGTGCCCTCCTGTCCCAACTGCGTGGAGCTCTTTGGCTTCGACATCCTCGTCGACGCCGCGTTGAAGCCGTGGCTGCTGGAGGTCAACTACAGCCCTGCGTTGACGCTGGACTGCCAAGCAGATATCACAGTGAAGAGAGGGCTGGTCGGCGACCTGATCGATTTGATGAACTACACGTTGGTCGACAGCCTGAGGGAGCGGGCCTATCGGAGACATGGGTTCAAGCGGCTTTGTTTCCGTGCCAACCGCCCTTTGCATGTTCCAACACCGCCGCTGCTCCCCAAGGTTAAAGAGATCAAATGTCAGAAGCGACGGAGTGGCGGCCGACCCTCACAGACGCTCCCACTGATAAAAACTCTTCGCCAGCCAGAAAAGAGGAACCAAAAACAGTCCAGACGACACGCCCCCGTGGCCGAGTACCAGAGACACCTTCCCCCTGTGGACTCAAACCACATACATGCAGTGAACCAGACCCACAGGGACACAACCCTGAAACTGATCTTCGGGCCGTGTTCAAGGACAAACGCGTCAGTGGTGAGCAGACACATGTGTCCGGCTCTCGCTCCGCGTCTGACGGGCAACAGGAGTCTCCGCGGGTCTGAGGTTACAAACCACGACGACACCGACTCAGAAGCTGAGGCGGAGCATCCAGGAGTGGCAGACGCTTCCTCGACACGCGACAGCACGCACAGGGCTCTGGGATTCAGACGGCCGAAGAGCCCAAACATTCACAG TGGGACTCACGGACCAGTAAGGGTGGAGAGGACCAAGGTGCTGAACGGACGACACGTTCCCCCGCTCAGAGTCGGAGACTTCATACGGACATTCCCGTTCAATGCTGCTACTCTGAGGGCCTCGCGGCAGGATCTGGATGTTAAGATGGTCCTACGGGAGCTCCACCAGCTCACTGCTCAGTTGGCCACACCAGgcgagaggtggaggagagaagaggagacaacGGGTGGTGAAGAAGACTTAGACGCACTGTTGTGGGGACCGAAGGATCCTCCGTTGCTCAGTCAATGTTTTAAACCCACTTAA
- the si:ch211-140l13.3 gene encoding centromere protein J: MSPAFVPLQWVGLHPVLMSQTLPVLPVSPPPWSEDGPVSTCPSQDAFRSKEETADQRHLPPTTEADQTVHRDQDPVSPSANPEHRECVEEQLKVHEVSEPQQLQNLSEMMRLTQRRYFLREREGDSRMDRTHLKVTDQQEAQRSASLGRQPTGGKLTSGIQRRSPFLSGVFKDEASQLETFPSLTFQPDHGRELGTPHDFCQTTEFRQKKTPTEIQVLVRVCNQEQTHFNTTVVPQPETPPIHLQHIHQHIPAGTEDEGSQSQERKSTEKSHLKEKEDGDEETEGRMNQSLSEPTPCVHMPFGVKRARRQEMEVMGEEEGLTVDEVKGAQRMLKIHSPHVTEMAQTSSGFLRERADQDDEVENREQSQGVRNQHSLHKTGEVQALRQQMEALQQQLQQRESDWLEFQHQLEQLIRENSELRKKRTVTPQCRPVAGRCTAQTQECQSEALRQQMEALQQQLQQRESDWLEFRHQLEQLIRENSELRKKRTVTPQCRPVAGRCTAQTQECQSEETLLSNGCGRLTLTDGTRKVTSADQKTKTVTFFNGDIKHILEDGKVVYYYAASQTTHTTHPGGVEVFHFPNKQIEKRHPGGKREILFPDQTIKYLEPDGSERTIFPDGAFVHLSPSGEKMVDFPNGQREIHTSQYKRREYPDGTVKTIYPDGRQETKYASGRIRTKEKRRS, encoded by the exons ATGTCTCCTGCCTTCGTGCCGTTGCAGTGGGTCGGCTTGCACCCTGTACTGATGTCTCAGACA CTCCCAGTTTTGCCAGTGTCACCTCCTCCGTGGTCTGAGGATGGCCCAGTCTCCACATGCCCCAGCCAGG ATGCGTTTAGATCCAAAGAAGAGACGGCAGACCAGAGACACTTGCCTCCCACCACAGAGGCCGATCAGACTGTGCACAGAGACCAGGACCCAGTCAGCCCTTCTGCTAACCCTGAACACAG GGAGTgtgtggaggagcagctgaaagTGCATGAGGTGTCTGAGccacagcagctgcag aaccTCAGTGAGATGATGAGGTTGACGCAGAGACGCTACTTCTTGCGGGAGCGTGAGGGCGATTCCAGGATGGACAGAACACATTTGAAGGTCACCGATCAGCAGGAGGCCCAGAGGAGCGCTTCCCTTGGCCGGCAGCCGACCGGCGGGAAGTTAACCTCTGGCATCCAGAGGCGCTCCCCTTTCCTGTCCGGGGTCTTTAAAGACGAGGCATCGCAGCTTGAAACCTTCCCGTCTCTGACCTTTCAGCCTGATCATGGCAGAGAGCTTGGGACTCCACATGACTTTTGCCAGACCACCGAGTTCAGACAGAAGAAGACTCCAACAGAGATCCAGGTGCTGGTTCGGGTCTGCAACCAAGAACAAACTCACTTCAACACTACTGTCGTGCCCCAACCTGAAACTCCACCTATCCACCTACAACACATCCATCAACATATTCCTGCAGGCACAGAAGACGAAGGGAGCCAATCACAAGAGAGAAAGTCCACGGAGAAATCccatttgaaagaaaaagaggacgGCGATGAAGAGACAGAAGGCAGAATGAATCAATCCCTCTCTGAGCCGACACCCTGTGTTCACATGCCTTTCGGGGTGAAAAGGGCGAGGCGCCAAGAAATGGAAGTCATGGGTGAAGAGGAAGGACTGACTGTTGACGAGGTAAAAG GGGCTCAGAGAATGTTGAAGATACACTCACCACACGTAACGGAAATGGCACAAACATCGAGTGGATTTCTCAG AGAAAGAGCGGATCAGGACGATGAGGTGGAGAACAGAGAGCAGAGCCAGGGCGTGAGGAACCAACACAGTCTGCACAAAACTGGGGAAGTCCAG GCTCTCAGGCAGCAGATGGAGGCCCTTCAGCAGCAGTtacagcagagagagagtgactggCTTGAATTTCAACACCAGCTGGAGCAGCTGATCAGAGAAAACTCTGAGCTGAGGAAGAAACGAACCGTTACGCCACAGTGCCGCCCAGTGGCCGGCCGGTGTACTGCACAAACACAAGAGTGTCAGTCAGAG GCCCTCAGGCAGCAGATGGAGGCCCTTCAGCAGCAGTtacagcagagagagagtgactggCTTGAATTTCGACACCAGCTGGAGCAGCTGATCAGAGAAAACTCTGAGCTGAGGAAGAAACGAACCGTTACGCCACAGTGCCGCCCAGTGGCCGGCCGGTGTACTGCACAAACACAAGAGTGTCAGTCAGAG GAGACGCTTCTCTCCAACGGGTGCGGCCGTTTGACTTTGACTGACGGGACACGCAAAGTAACTTCTGCAGACCAGAAGACCAAAACAGTCACGTTCTTCAACGGCGACATCAAACACATTCTGGAAGACGGGAAAGTG GTGTATTACTATGCTGCTTCgcagacaacacacaccacccacCCAGGTGGGGTGGAGGTCTTTCACTTCCCCAACAAGCAGATTG AGAAGCGACACccagggggaaagagagagatctTATTTCCAGACCAGACCATCAAGTATTTGGAGCCTGACGGCAGCGAGAGGACGATCTTCCCCGATGGCGCCTTCGTTCACCTCTCGCC GTCAGGGGAGAAGATGGTCGATTTCCCCAACGGCCAGAGAGAAATCCACACTTCCCAGTACAAGAGGAGGGAGTACCCTGATGGGACGGTTAAGACCATCTACCCCGACGGACGACAGGAAACCAAGTACGCGTCAGGCAGAATACGCACCAAGGAGAAGAGACGGAGTTAA
- the gpr31 gene encoding 12-(S)-hydroxy-5,8,10,14-eicosatetraenoic acid receptor, with amino-acid sequence MANNTGYQDIEDCEATNKALYKFYAAVMIVIFILALPLNASVLHLFIFKLKFWKSNTNNIFLFNLVLADILLIFCLPIKAYNYIDGERRSDKDAICKAMLFMLFLNRGASIAFLTVTSIDRYFNVVHPGRKNLLRALKKSPHISILIWLLLLPLTIPTMLKTFECCNSHSQLPNGTKEDTLVKDVVDSMREVVFFSQIIIPFVILVYCTVHIVNRLRKKTVGDTTKLRRAVFLVTSVMVVFSFCFLPCTVARMVLLIARVKPWPEDWQDKAAVAFDGLMVLSYVDCLLDPLIYCFCSTKFKSIYLSSYFPFLVKGNGVPLDSSTGNTTQPSRNNVI; translated from the exons ATGGCAAACAACACTGGTTACCAAGATATCGAGGACTGCGAAGCCACGAACAAGGCACTGTACAAGTTCTACGCAGCCGTCATGATTGTGATCTTCATCCTGGCGCTGCCTCTGAACGCATCTGTCCTCCACCTCTTCATATTCAAGCTGAAGTTCTGGAAATCCAACACCAACAACATCTTCCTGTTCAACCTGGTGCTGGCCGACATTCTCCTGATCTTCTGTTTGCCCATAAAGGCATACAACTACATAGATGGAGAGAGGCGAAGCGACAAAGACGCGATTTGCAAAGCTATGCTcttcatgttgtttttgaacCGCGGCGCCAGCATCGCCTTCCTGACGGTGACCTCCATCGACCGGTATTTCAACGTGGTGCACCCCGGTCGCAAGAATCTCCTGAGAGCTCTCAAGAAGTCTCCGCATATCTCGATCCTCATCTGGCTGCTCCTGCTGCCTCTCACCATCCCCACCATGCTCAAGACCTTTGAATGCTGCAACAGCCACAGCCAACTGCCCAATGGCACTAAAGAAGACACTCTGGTTAAG GACGTGGTGGACAGTATGCGGGAAGTGGTCTTCTTTTCCCAGATCATCATCCCCTTCGTCATCCTGGTCTACTGCACGGTGCACATCGTCAACCGGCTCAGGAAAAAGACTGTCGGGGACACGACCAAGCTGAGGAGGGCGGTTTTCCTGGTGACCTCCGTCATGGTGGtcttctccttctgcttcctCCCCTGCACCGTGGCCAGAATGGTTCTGCTGATCGCCCGGGTCAAACCGTGGCCCGAAGACTGGCAGGATAAAGCTGCCGTGGCCTTCGATGGCCTCATGGTCCTCTCCTACGTGGACTGTCTGCTGGACCCGCTGATCTACTGCTTCTGCAGCACCAAGTTTAAAAGTATTTACCTCTCCAGTTATTTCCCGTTCTTAGTGAAAGGCAACGGAGTGCCGTTGGACAGCTCAACGGGAAACACAACGCAACCTTCGCGTAATAACGTCATTTGA